A part of Blastopirellula retiformator genomic DNA contains:
- a CDS encoding choice-of-anchor D domain-containing protein, translated as MTLSYVAPSPAPEIAVSTSGTGNIPDNTGSVSFGSTTVGTPVYKTFTVNNTGNANLVLDQINLPTGFSLLKDFGDTTPGAYSDNNSSTTLTVAANSSTTFQVQMNAAAVGTFSGTLSFTTNDSDENPFNFTISGSVAGVPEIAVFPNLTATGDEIDDNVDVISLGSSPTGATVTKKFLVRNTGTGVLSLNSINLPSGYSLLHDFTSTSLAPNTTTTFEIELDTSVSGTFAGEISFGTNDNTDGENPFNFYVTATVYDVPEIAVSTSGTGNISDNTGSVSFGNTTVGTPVYKTFTVNNTGNANLVLDQINLPTGFSLLKDFGDTTPGAYSDNNSSTTLTVAANSSTTFQVQMNAAAVGTFSGTLSFTTNDSDENPFNFTISGEVTGYAASVSPEDDQDPIANQDTESTDPNVCNCSCGCDSGTDLDVNVQNTVTADTVQLVVEVSVDPALQISDTLTVTASIGGVAMTTSDTSAFNLSGSRSENLLGKVVFTIARSALSGDGNIDYTVTLTSANDWLEDGPHEETGQVDIGTGGVATNGVMKANVRTNGIDLNLGNGRSIYLASDGLGGYDMPEGEFGSFGALSGGGYQYTSRYGHTYVFDSDGYQTSRTQADGHETTYSYTTSGGKKVLAGISGAEDTFTYAYTSGKLTSITNTKGWLMSMTYDTNGLLETITREDPDGAGPLAAPVTTYAYNSGGQITSITKPGGLVTSYTYDSTGRVATVTEPDGSVTTYSSATKSLVDNGTSIETITDSQGITMQYEYDSLGNVIREIDGEGNETIYERDANGLATKITYADPDDAGPLTSSVFEYTYDSRGNMLTETLPDASVRTWVYHTTWNKPVQYTDANGNISLYAYDSTHKWLLSETAVVGVIDDLVNLETDDLTYTYTYTPAPTTTGDAPIGLLASMTAPDGVVTEYEYDEDGNLTKTTFAAGTADEAYTTATYDSAGNMLTETDELGNVTTYTYDALSRVTSMTSADPDGAGPQVASVISYTYNAMGFIATETLNSRTTTYAYNSSGTLTSVTEEDPDDAGPLTAPVTSYTYDSHGNVLTITDPLGAVTTYGYTDGLLTSITEADPDGAGPQSSPVTTFTYNDNGQILTETDPLGRVTTYTYDDLGRLIEATLPDPDGAVVTLQSLSETTTYDVMGRIASITDIYGVTTSYTYDHEGNLLTETTPLGTTTYEYDELNRLVKETSADPDGAGALSAFVTIYAYNAVGMLASVTTSSGVTSYAYDNRRRRTSVTLPDPDGAGSQTAPVTSYTYDDAGNLLTETDALGRITSYDYDALNRQIEVTSPDPDDAGPLTSPVTSYEYDEYGQLVSMTDPNGGVTSYDYDDLGRLVKEILADPDGAGALVSPEIEYAYDAAGQLYSVTDELGNITTYDYDALGRLIKITAADPDGPGGQTAPITSYVFDAAGQLTSETDPLGRKTSYTYDAMGRLLVETLPDPDEAGPLTVPYTSYTYGSDGRLTSTIDTEGQTVSYTYTSAGQVATMTDPRGVTTYAYDALGRTISTTEPDPDGAGPLSAPVTTYAYNDDGQLESMSTSEGTTSYEYDDLGRTVKVTMPDPDGGGSLLAAWTIYEYDALGRTVSETDRLGHETSYDYDNLGRLIKKTDAEGGETEYTYDANGNRLTLTDPEENTTTWTYDLLNRMLTNTNELNDTRYYEYDAAGNLVEYTDRNGRVIEYEYDNLQRRISETWLDGVTTVNTITYGYDAASQLVSVADSTAAYDFTYDRLGRITSTEVDLAALGYDVVLDQAYDALNRRISLAAEIDGTDDFKNEYAYDFLNRLTQVNQAGQVGGNTVAEKRVDFTYDADDKYQFTSITRYADLAGTDTIATSTYGYDFADRLTSLTYVDSGSSTLAGYTWSYDSANRVTGFTVYGHSAEDATYNYDDTNQLEGADYTGTANDESYTYDDNGNRTNTGYSTGDNNQLLSDGTYNYTYDAEGNRLTRTNISTGDYEVFEYDHRDRLESVTKYDDSDVKQWKVDYGYDAFNQLVSREADTNGDGTVDQSGYFIIDNGQIVLVLDDTGDVEHRTLWGPQVDQLLADENGAGDLFWALTDNQNTVRDYVEYDDSTDVTSIVNHIAYDAVGKVASETNGSLDAFRFRYTGKYVDPLTGLQYNLNRWYDPATARWMSQDPIEFEAGDANLYRYVGNGHLSWVDPSGLVPAWPVRGSRYYGGTMITEDVEKGIHSPHVVISSFVVPAVIAGGAAAVAAGAIPAATSAGSSAMTSLNSATTSAYIYGSSAASTTTGKALITAGGGALAGLDYYYRYEEAGGHNGALNSYCTDMQRDPALFHFTWEQQLLRSGVRSASTSLADDIEDFYAGQQRRNSGTRSSLLGPDGKPLSGPSLNDTYKPLLGADGKPIHDPNILSGHGVFLPGNGTVKVPEGTSVTVYTNHGNTIFDDVGGKVDQGLTPDYYEIYGAQTYLPGAQMPNYTLTPPSGLHIQGNPTTVTRPYNLSSFLRPNQGNVKWSACVEEIESLESVGVKVNPEAP; from the coding sequence GTGACTTTATCCTACGTGGCTCCCAGCCCAGCCCCCGAAATCGCCGTCAGCACAAGCGGGACAGGGAATATTCCCGACAATACGGGTTCGGTATCTTTTGGAAGTACGACGGTAGGCACACCGGTCTACAAGACGTTTACGGTCAACAACACCGGCAATGCCAACCTCGTATTGGATCAGATCAATCTGCCGACCGGTTTTTCGCTGCTCAAAGACTTCGGCGATACGACGCCTGGCGCCTACTCTGACAATAACTCGAGTACGACGCTAACCGTCGCAGCCAATTCCAGCACGACTTTCCAAGTTCAAATGAACGCCGCAGCGGTCGGGACTTTCTCTGGCACGCTTTCTTTCACCACCAACGACAGCGACGAGAATCCCTTCAACTTCACGATTAGCGGAAGCGTGGCGGGCGTGCCGGAAATCGCGGTCTTTCCTAACCTGACCGCGACGGGTGACGAAATTGACGACAACGTCGACGTGATTTCGCTCGGCTCGTCGCCGACCGGGGCAACGGTGACGAAAAAATTCCTGGTCCGAAATACCGGGACAGGCGTGCTCTCGCTTAATTCGATCAATTTGCCCAGTGGGTACTCGCTGTTACATGATTTCACCAGCACGAGTTTGGCGCCCAATACAACAACGACGTTTGAAATCGAACTCGATACTTCGGTTTCCGGAACGTTCGCCGGCGAGATTTCCTTCGGCACAAATGATAACACGGACGGCGAAAATCCCTTCAACTTCTACGTAACGGCAACCGTCTACGACGTTCCCGAAATCGCCGTCAGCACAAGCGGGACAGGGAATATTTCCGACAATACGGGTTCCGTATCTTTTGGAAATACGACGGTAGGCACACCGGTCTACAAGACGTTTACGGTCAACAACACCGGCAATGCCAACCTCGTATTGGATCAGATCAATCTGCCGACCGGTTTTTCGCTGCTCAAAGACTTCGGCGATACGACGCCTGGCGCCTACTCTGACAATAACTCGAGTACGACGCTAACCGTCGCAGCCAATTCCAGCACGACTTTCCAAGTTCAAATGAACGCCGCAGCGGTCGGGACTTTCTCTGGCACGCTTTCTTTCACCACCAACGACAGCGACGAGAATCCCTTCAACTTCACGATTAGCGGGGAGGTAACCGGCTACGCTGCCTCGGTCAGTCCTGAGGACGATCAAGATCCCATCGCCAACCAAGATACCGAGAGCACTGATCCCAATGTCTGCAATTGTTCGTGCGGATGCGATTCGGGAACCGATCTGGACGTCAACGTACAAAACACGGTCACCGCGGATACCGTGCAACTCGTCGTCGAAGTGTCGGTCGACCCTGCGCTGCAGATTAGCGATACATTGACCGTCACGGCCAGCATTGGCGGCGTCGCAATGACGACCAGCGACACCAGCGCTTTCAATTTGAGCGGCAGTCGCTCGGAGAATCTGCTGGGGAAGGTGGTGTTTACGATTGCTCGCAGCGCACTAAGTGGCGATGGTAACATCGACTATACGGTCACCCTGACCAGCGCAAACGACTGGCTAGAAGATGGCCCACACGAAGAAACGGGGCAAGTCGATATTGGCACAGGCGGCGTCGCCACCAATGGCGTCATGAAAGCCAATGTTCGTACCAATGGGATCGACCTCAACCTCGGCAACGGGAGGTCCATCTACCTGGCCAGCGATGGATTGGGCGGATACGACATGCCGGAAGGGGAGTTTGGATCGTTTGGGGCGCTGTCGGGCGGCGGCTATCAATACACCAGTCGTTACGGCCATACTTACGTTTTTGACTCCGATGGCTATCAGACCAGTCGGACGCAGGCGGACGGTCACGAAACGACCTACAGCTATACGACCAGCGGCGGCAAAAAAGTCTTGGCCGGCATTTCCGGGGCCGAAGATACGTTTACCTACGCTTACACCAGCGGAAAACTGACCAGCATCACCAATACCAAGGGTTGGTTGATGTCGATGACGTACGATACCAACGGACTGCTCGAGACGATCACGCGTGAAGATCCTGATGGCGCCGGGCCTCTCGCGGCTCCGGTTACAACCTATGCCTACAATTCCGGCGGCCAGATCACGTCGATCACCAAGCCCGGCGGCCTGGTCACTTCGTACACCTACGATTCAACGGGGCGAGTCGCCACGGTGACCGAGCCGGATGGATCGGTCACGACGTATAGTTCCGCCACGAAGTCGTTGGTCGACAACGGTACGTCGATCGAGACGATCACCGACAGTCAGGGAATCACGATGCAATACGAGTACGACTCGCTCGGCAACGTGATTCGTGAAATCGATGGCGAAGGGAACGAAACGATCTACGAGCGCGACGCCAATGGCTTGGCGACCAAGATCACCTACGCTGATCCCGATGACGCAGGACCGCTGACTTCATCGGTGTTCGAATACACCTATGACAGCCGCGGCAACATGCTGACCGAAACGCTCCCTGACGCGTCAGTACGAACTTGGGTTTACCACACGACCTGGAACAAGCCGGTTCAATACACCGATGCCAACGGCAATATCTCGCTTTACGCGTACGACTCAACCCACAAGTGGCTGCTGTCCGAAACGGCTGTTGTTGGCGTGATCGATGATCTGGTGAATCTCGAAACGGACGATCTCACGTACACGTACACCTACACGCCTGCTCCCACCACAACCGGCGACGCGCCGATCGGGCTCTTGGCTTCGATGACCGCTCCGGATGGCGTCGTTACCGAATACGAATACGACGAAGACGGCAATCTGACCAAGACCACCTTCGCAGCCGGGACGGCGGACGAAGCCTACACGACGGCGACCTACGATTCGGCCGGCAATATGCTGACGGAGACCGACGAACTGGGCAACGTGACGACCTATACCTACGACGCTCTCAGTCGAGTGACGTCGATGACATCGGCCGATCCCGATGGCGCGGGACCGCAGGTTGCGAGCGTGATCAGCTATACCTACAACGCGATGGGATTTATTGCGACCGAAACGCTTAACAGTCGCACGACGACCTATGCTTACAATTCGAGCGGCACGCTCACTTCGGTGACCGAAGAAGATCCCGACGACGCCGGGCCGCTTACCGCGCCGGTGACCAGCTATACCTACGATAGCCACGGCAACGTTCTGACGATCACCGATCCGCTTGGCGCCGTCACCACCTACGGCTATACCGATGGGCTGCTCACCTCGATCACCGAGGCAGATCCCGATGGCGCCGGCCCGCAATCTTCACCGGTCACCACCTTCACCTATAACGACAACGGTCAGATTCTCACGGAGACCGATCCGCTCGGCCGGGTCACGACGTATACATACGACGACCTCGGCCGCCTGATCGAAGCGACGCTGCCCGACCCCGACGGCGCCGTCGTCACGCTCCAGTCGCTCAGCGAAACGACGACGTACGACGTGATGGGGCGAATCGCCAGCATCACCGATATCTACGGCGTCACGACCAGCTACACTTACGACCACGAAGGAAATTTACTAACGGAGACGACGCCGCTCGGCACGACCACCTACGAATACGATGAGCTAAATCGCCTGGTTAAGGAAACCTCCGCCGATCCCGATGGCGCTGGCGCTCTGTCCGCGTTCGTCACCATCTACGCCTATAACGCCGTCGGCATGCTCGCTTCGGTCACCACCTCCAGCGGCGTCACCAGCTACGCCTATGACAATCGCCGCCGTCGCACCAGCGTAACGCTACCAGATCCGGACGGCGCTGGATCGCAGACCGCGCCGGTTACCAGCTACACCTACGACGACGCCGGCAATCTGTTGACCGAAACCGACGCGCTCGGCCGGATAACTAGCTACGACTACGATGCGCTAAATCGACAAATCGAAGTTACCTCCCCTGATCCCGATGACGCCGGCCCGCTTACTTCCCCCGTCACCAGCTACGAATATGACGAGTATGGCCAACTCGTCAGCATGACCGACCCCAACGGCGGCGTAACCAGTTATGACTACGACGATCTCGGCCGTCTGGTGAAAGAGATTCTCGCCGATCCCGATGGCGCTGGCGCCCTCGTCTCGCCGGAGATCGAATACGCCTACGACGCCGCCGGGCAGCTCTACAGCGTGACCGACGAACTAGGCAACATCACCACGTACGACTACGACGCCCTCGGCCGGTTGATCAAAATCACCGCCGCCGATCCCGATGGCCCCGGCGGCCAGACTGCTCCCATCACCAGCTACGTCTTCGATGCGGCCGGGCAACTGACCAGCGAAACCGATCCGCTCGGCCGGAAGACTAGTTACACCTACGATGCGATGGGGCGGCTGCTTGTGGAAACGCTTCCCGACCCTGACGAGGCCGGGCCGCTCACTGTCCCGTACACGTCATACACCTACGGCAGCGACGGTCGCCTGACCAGCACCATCGATACCGAAGGCCAAACGGTCAGCTACACCTACACTTCCGCCGGCCAAGTCGCCACGATGACCGATCCCCGCGGCGTCACGACCTACGCCTACGATGCGTTGGGGCGTACGATTTCGACCACCGAGCCTGACCCCGATGGCGCCGGCCCGCTTTCGGCGCCGGTGACGACCTACGCTTACAACGACGACGGTCAGTTGGAATCGATGTCGACCAGCGAAGGGACGACCAGCTACGAGTACGATGATCTCGGCCGCACCGTAAAGGTGACGATGCCCGATCCAGACGGGGGCGGTTCGCTGCTCGCTGCTTGGACCATCTACGAATATGACGCGTTGGGGCGAACCGTCAGCGAAACTGATCGCCTAGGCCACGAGACCAGCTACGACTACGACAACCTCGGCCGCCTCATCAAAAAGACCGACGCCGAGGGAGGCGAAACGGAATACACCTACGACGCCAACGGCAATCGCCTGACGCTGACCGATCCGGAAGAGAACACGACCACCTGGACGTACGATCTATTGAATCGGATGCTCACCAATACGAATGAGCTGAACGACACGCGTTATTACGAGTACGACGCCGCCGGAAACTTGGTCGAATACACCGACCGCAACGGCCGGGTGATTGAGTACGAATACGATAATTTACAGCGGCGCATCAGTGAAACGTGGCTCGACGGGGTGACCACGGTCAACACGATCACCTACGGTTATGACGCCGCGTCGCAGCTCGTGTCGGTCGCCGATTCCACCGCCGCCTACGATTTTACGTACGATCGCCTCGGCCGCATCACCAGCACTGAAGTCGACCTGGCGGCGCTCGGCTACGACGTGGTTCTCGATCAAGCGTACGACGCGCTCAACCGCCGCATCAGCCTGGCGGCCGAAATCGACGGCACGGACGATTTTAAGAATGAATACGCCTATGACTTCCTGAACCGTCTAACGCAGGTCAACCAGGCAGGCCAAGTCGGCGGCAATACGGTTGCCGAAAAGCGAGTCGACTTCACTTACGACGCCGACGACAAATACCAGTTCACGTCGATCACGCGCTACGCCGATCTGGCCGGAACCGATACGATCGCAACCAGCACCTACGGCTACGACTTCGCCGATCGCCTGACCAGTCTGACCTATGTTGACAGCGGCAGCAGCACATTGGCTGGCTACACCTGGAGCTATGATTCGGCCAATCGAGTCACTGGCTTCACGGTCTACGGTCATTCCGCCGAAGATGCGACCTACAACTACGACGACACTAACCAGCTGGAAGGCGCCGACTACACCGGCACGGCGAACGACGAGTCGTACACCTACGACGACAACGGCAACCGCACCAACACCGGCTACAGTACCGGCGACAACAACCAGCTTCTCTCCGACGGGACGTACAATTACACCTACGACGCCGAAGGAAATCGCCTGACGAGAACGAACATCTCGACCGGCGACTACGAGGTTTTTGAGTACGACCATCGCGATCGTTTAGAAAGCGTCACGAAGTACGACGACTCCGACGTCAAGCAGTGGAAAGTTGACTACGGCTACGACGCGTTCAACCAACTCGTCAGCCGCGAGGCCGACACCAACGGCGACGGCACGGTTGATCAGTCAGGCTACTTCATCATCGACAATGGCCAGATCGTGCTGGTGCTAGACGACACTGGCGACGTGGAGCATCGAACGCTCTGGGGGCCACAGGTCGATCAACTGCTGGCCGACGAAAACGGGGCTGGCGACCTCTTCTGGGCGCTGACCGACAACCAAAACACGGTCCGCGACTACGTCGAGTACGACGACTCAACCGACGTAACGTCAATCGTCAACCACATCGCCTACGACGCGGTCGGCAAAGTCGCTAGTGAAACCAACGGCAGCCTCGACGCCTTCCGCTTCCGCTACACCGGCAAATACGTCGATCCGCTGACTGGGCTGCAGTACAATCTCAACCGCTGGTACGACCCCGCCACGGCGCGGTGGATGAGCCAGGATCCGATTGAGTTTGAAGCGGGGGATGCGAATCTTTATCGGTATGTAGGGAATGGGCATCTGAGTTGGGTAGATCCATCGGGCCTTGTACCAGCTTGGCCAGTACGTGGCAGCCGCTACTATGGCGGCACCATGATCACAGAAGATGTCGAAAAGGGAATTCATTCACCTCATGTCGTAATATCATCATTTGTCGTTCCAGCCGTTATTGCAGGAGGTGCAGCAGCGGTCGCCGCCGGCGCCATTCCTGCAGCGACCTCTGCAGGTTCTTCCGCAATGACGAGCCTAAATAGCGCAACAACTTCGGCATATATTTATGGAAGTTCCGCGGCATCCACCACTACTGGAAAAGCGTTGATCACAGCTGGGGGGGGAGCACTCGCGGGCCTCGACTACTACTACCGATACGAAGAAGCAGGTGGTCACAATGGAGCTCTTAATTCCTATTGCACCGACATGCAACGTGATCCAGCATTATTTCATTTCACGTGGGAGCAACAGCTTCTTCGGAGTGGCGTCCGCTCCGCAAGTACCTCGCTTGCTGATGATATCGAAGACTTCTATGCTGGCCAACAACGTCGCAATTCGGGAACAAGATCAAGTCTACTAGGTCCTGATGGAAAGCCATTGTCTGGTCCTTCACTGAATGACACTTATAAACCTCTGCTTGGAGCAGATGGGAAGCCAATTCATGATCCAAATATTCTGAGTGGACACGGCGTATTCCTACCAGGAAATGGCACCGTAAAAGTCCCGGAAGGCACCTCGGTGACTGTATATACAAATCACGGCAACACAATTTTTGATGACGTGGGAGGCAAGGTAGACCAAGGGCTTACACCTGACTACTACGAAATCTACGGTGCTCAAACGTATCTCCCAGGTGCACAGATGCCAAACTACACGCTGACGCCGCCTAGCGGCTTGCACATCCAGGGCAATCCTACAACCGTGACCCGACCATATAACTTAAGCAGCTTTTTGAGACCCAACCAAGGCAACGTAAAGTGGTCAGCATGCGTGGAAGAGATTGAATCACTCGAGTCCGTTGGGGTGAAGGTCAATCCTGAGGCCCCATGA
- a CDS encoding carbon storage regulator, giving the protein MFLVLSRHVNEPIVFDFDKVIRLIDTNPEEAKESLRRVSVMPFAIRGDKVRFSIDAHKNVSVHRQEVMDAIDRENKQKQDQAEV; this is encoded by the coding sequence ATGTTTCTCGTTTTGTCGCGGCATGTAAATGAGCCGATCGTCTTCGATTTCGACAAGGTGATCCGCCTGATCGACACCAACCCCGAAGAAGCCAAGGAGTCGCTTCGCCGTGTGTCGGTCATGCCTTTCGCGATCCGCGGAGACAAGGTTCGGTTTAGCATCGACGCCCACAAGAACGTCAGCGTGCACCGCCAGGAAGTGATGGATGCGATCGATCGAGAGAACAAGCAGAAACAGGACCAGGCGGAAGTTTAA
- a CDS encoding carbon storage regulator, with the protein MLVLTRKPGETIRIGDDIVITINQLRGGRVRVGIDAPKHVSVACGELDPPSQQQLPPTPTGAFQPPQIMGFAGAA; encoded by the coding sequence TTGCTAGTTCTAACACGCAAACCGGGCGAAACCATTCGCATCGGCGATGACATTGTGATCACGATCAATCAGCTAAGAGGTGGCCGCGTTCGCGTTGGCATCGACGCCCCAAAGCATGTTTCGGTCGCATGCGGTGAACTTGATCCGCCGTCGCAACAGCAGTTGCCACCGACGCCAACGGGGGCCTTTCAGCCGCCGCAGATCATGGGGTTCGCTGGCGCGGCCTAA
- a CDS encoding site-specific integrase, with product MSKSKGEKPSKPYPEFPLFAHASGRWCKKINGKFHYFGPWRDHEAALARYLEQVDYLKAGRKPPNPEAKGLRLWGLCNVFCETQDYKLSVGEIVRSTHQDYVETCERIVKFFGRDTIVEHLQAADFQQLREEMAKTLGLRTIGNEINRIRIVLKYAYDEGLIAHPVRFGNQFKRPPKSALRRQKQAKGPQMFTVEQARELIRRATPPMRAMLLLAANCGFGNNDCASLTFQYLDLKGGWHTLPRPKTGIERRCPLWPETVAAIEAYLPRRPNPQHEEDQDLVFITKYGLRYVRDSENAVSKEFAKIRGFAGTKGTFYWMRHTFETIGGESRDQVAVDHIMGHAKETMATEYREWIGPERLESVVSFVREWLYPVPRIVVLP from the coding sequence GTGTCTAAGTCTAAAGGCGAAAAGCCATCTAAGCCATACCCCGAATTCCCTCTTTTCGCGCACGCATCTGGCCGGTGGTGCAAGAAGATCAACGGCAAGTTTCACTACTTCGGCCCCTGGCGCGATCATGAAGCGGCTCTGGCGCGATATCTGGAGCAGGTAGACTACCTCAAGGCCGGTCGTAAGCCACCAAACCCGGAAGCCAAGGGGCTGCGTCTGTGGGGATTATGCAATGTTTTTTGCGAAACTCAGGACTACAAGCTTTCAGTTGGGGAAATCGTTCGGTCAACACATCAAGACTACGTTGAGACATGCGAGCGGATAGTCAAGTTTTTCGGCCGAGACACGATCGTCGAACACCTGCAAGCGGCCGACTTTCAGCAACTGCGCGAGGAGATGGCGAAGACATTGGGGCTGCGAACTATCGGCAACGAGATCAACCGGATTCGCATTGTTCTCAAATACGCCTATGACGAGGGGCTTATCGCTCATCCAGTTCGATTCGGCAACCAGTTCAAGCGGCCGCCAAAGTCTGCACTACGGCGCCAGAAGCAAGCCAAGGGACCGCAGATGTTCACGGTCGAACAGGCTCGAGAATTGATACGTCGTGCAACTCCACCGATGCGGGCAATGCTGCTGCTGGCGGCAAATTGCGGATTTGGCAACAACGACTGTGCGAGCCTGACGTTTCAATATCTCGATCTCAAAGGCGGCTGGCACACACTCCCGCGACCAAAGACAGGGATTGAACGCCGGTGTCCATTGTGGCCTGAGACAGTAGCGGCGATCGAGGCATATCTGCCGAGGCGCCCTAATCCGCAGCATGAAGAGGACCAGGACTTGGTTTTCATCACGAAGTACGGACTGCGATATGTTCGCGATTCTGAAAACGCAGTCAGCAAGGAGTTCGCAAAGATACGAGGATTTGCCGGCACAAAAGGTACGTTTTACTGGATGCGGCACACGTTCGAAACAATCGGCGGGGAGAGCCGTGATCAGGTCGCCGTCGACCATATCATGGGCCACGCGAAAGAGACAATGGCGACCGAATACCGAGAATGGATCGGTCCAGAACGGCTAGAGAGCGTCGTCAGCTTTGTGCGAGAATGGCTCTATCCAGTGCCTAGAATCGTCGTTTTGCCTTAG
- a CDS encoding helix-turn-helix domain-containing protein: MRDIAERRFTPAEVAKSYGVHEHKVHEWIRSGELRATNVARRGSTKPRWKIRASDWEAFEELRRNRKQEKSPARSHRSVVDERIAKAKRRF; encoded by the coding sequence ATGCGAGATATAGCCGAGCGCCGATTCACGCCCGCCGAAGTTGCTAAATCTTATGGCGTACACGAACACAAGGTTCACGAGTGGATTCGAAGTGGTGAGCTTCGGGCAACTAACGTCGCTCGGCGCGGATCAACAAAGCCGCGATGGAAGATTCGCGCCTCGGACTGGGAGGCGTTTGAAGAATTGCGACGCAACCGCAAGCAAGAAAAGTCGCCGGCTCGATCGCATCGAAGTGTGGTTGACGAGCGAATAGCTAAGGCAAAACGACGATTCTAG
- a CDS encoding ISAs1 family transposase, protein MSSSSAASIQQHFADLTDPRTRKVTYPLVNIVTMSLCAVLGGADDFVAIADWAEDKKEWLSKFLDMSTGVPSHDRFNAILGALKPAEFEKCLLSWITALQEITDGQIIAIDGKTLRHSFDAASSKAAIHMVSAWATANHVSLGQVATDAKSNEITAIPKLLEIIEVSGCLVTIDAMGCQKEIAAKIVDAGGDYCLAIKGNQRYLHQAIRDHFVAAMEVDFKKLKVHRHETHEKGHGREESRYYYLCPIDAEDFPYASKWKNLKAIGMTINIVTQNGKETSDVRYYIVSKYLTGKRFAEAVRGHWSIENSLHWQLDVTFGEDQSRIRKGHADINFSLLRRTSLSLLKNNKTAKVGVKNKRLKAGRNDAYLLEGLLAT, encoded by the coding sequence ATGTCTTCTTCTTCGGCCGCTTCGATTCAACAGCACTTTGCCGACCTGACCGATCCGCGCACGCGGAAGGTGACTTATCCGCTGGTCAACATCGTCACGATGTCGCTCTGCGCGGTGCTCGGCGGGGCGGATGATTTTGTCGCGATCGCCGATTGGGCGGAGGATAAGAAGGAGTGGCTTTCGAAGTTTCTCGACATGAGCACCGGCGTCCCTTCGCATGATCGTTTCAACGCGATTCTGGGCGCGCTGAAGCCGGCCGAATTCGAGAAGTGTTTGCTGAGTTGGATCACGGCTCTGCAAGAGATCACTGACGGACAAATCATCGCGATCGACGGCAAGACGTTGCGGCACAGTTTCGACGCCGCCAGCAGCAAGGCGGCCATTCACATGGTCAGCGCTTGGGCGACCGCCAACCATGTCAGCCTCGGTCAAGTCGCGACCGACGCCAAGAGTAACGAGATCACGGCGATTCCGAAATTGCTCGAAATCATCGAGGTTTCCGGCTGTTTGGTGACGATCGACGCGATGGGTTGTCAGAAAGAGATCGCCGCCAAGATCGTCGATGCAGGCGGCGATTATTGCCTGGCGATCAAAGGAAATCAGCGATACCTGCATCAAGCGATTCGCGATCACTTCGTCGCCGCGATGGAAGTCGACTTCAAGAAGCTGAAAGTTCATCGTCACGAAACGCATGAGAAAGGGCATGGCCGCGAGGAGTCGCGCTACTATTATCTCTGCCCGATCGATGCGGAGGACTTTCCGTACGCGAGCAAGTGGAAGAATTTGAAAGCGATCGGCATGACGATCAACATCGTGACGCAAAACGGGAAAGAGACAAGCGACGTCCGTTACTATATTGTGAGCAAATACCTCACGGGCAAACGCTTCGCCGAAGCGGTGCGTGGTCACTGGAGCATCGAGAATTCGCTCCACTGGCAACTCGACGTAACGTTCGGCGAAGACCAAAGCCGCATCCGCAAAGGACACGCAGATATTAACTTCAGCCTGCTGCGAAGAACGAGCTTGAGCCTCTTGAAGAACAACAAAACGGCGAAGGTGGGCGTGAAGAACAAGCGGCTAAAAGCGGGGCGGAACGACGCCTATCTGCTGGAAGGGTTGCTGGCGACGTGA